A stretch of the Orcinus orca chromosome 1, mOrcOrc1.1, whole genome shotgun sequence genome encodes the following:
- the KIF17 gene encoding kinesin-like protein KIF17 isoform X4 produces the protein MASESVKVVVRCRPMNQRELELNCQPVVTVDSARGQCFIQNPGAVDQPPKQFTFDGTYYMDHFTEQIYNEIAYPLVEGVTEGYNGTIFAYGQTGSGKSFTMQGLPDPPCQRGIIPRAFEHIFESVQCAENTKFLVRASYLEIYNEDVRDLLGTDTKQKLEVGAAPAGLKEHSEKGVYVKGLSMHTVHSVAQCERVMETGWKNRSVGYTLMNKDSSRSHSIFTISIEIYAVDERGKDHLRAGKLNLVDLAGSERQSKTGATGERLKEATKINLSLSALGNVISALVDGRCKHIPYRDSKLTRLLQDSLGGNTKTLMVACLSPADNNYDETLSTLRYANRAKNIRNKPRINEDPKDALLREYQEEIKKLRAILAQQMSPSNLSALLNNQVPPNPVQIEEKLLPPSVIQHNTEAEKQLIREEYEERLARLRADYEAEQESRARLEEDITAMRNSYDVKLSALEENLRKETEAVLKAEVLYKAEVMSRAELASSSEHSPTFQYKMAMKPEIYSMPDTLPSEGVFKTEVSSRFEELPKVEASKSEVSLGSDESSMLEENFISTAFPGPREPSSLEVPVPEVEAPSGHFLDEDVSREATEPLWEEEPFLQGEEPHLRALELLPGLHNPLAVEAKLARLSSTGAGLDVPQADVPKVTTQHPSQTDLLEPGDLRSEVEAADDLLPRTRTQPAKGTGRKALNLPTFVERESDLPASGPDLWEVDLGPGVTEEVVLAAEPSVGAEGEAQVALEAQPQSLLAKTTARRDSMEVAVLTDDLLPTVDQQQVLARLQLLEQQVVGGEQAKNKDLKEKHRRRKRYADERKQQLVAALQNSDEDSGDWVLLNVYDSIQEEVRAKSKLLEKMQRKLRAAEVEIKDLQSEFELEKIDYLATIRRQERDFMLFQQLLEQVQPLIRRDCNYSNLEKIRRESCWDEDNGFWKIPQPIIIKTSLPVVSTGLQNRSARKTSTADNSEPGTEEDRYRLMLSRSDSENIASNYFRRKRATQILSADPMKSLAHHSSPPGLSSPLGNSSAISPTQAPEMPQPRPFRLESLDIPFTKARRKKSKSSFGGEAL, from the exons GGCGTCACCGAGGGCTACAACGGCACCATCTTTGCCTACGGCCAGACAGGCAGTGGGAAGTCCTTCACCATGCAGGGCCTGCCTGACCCACCCTGCCAAAGAGGCATCATCCCTAGGGCCTTCGAGCACATTTTCGAGAGCGTCCAG TGTGCAGAGAACACCAAGTTCCTGGTCCGGGCCTCCTACCTGGAGATCTACAATGAAGACGTCCGTGACCTGCTGGGTACTGACACCAAGCAGAAGCTGGAGGTGGGTGCAGCCccggcaggg CTGAAGGAGCACTCGGAGAAGGGGGTGTACGTGAAGGGGCTCTCCATGCACACGGTGCACAGTGTGGCCCAGTGCGAGCGCGTCATGGAGACGGGCTGGAAGAACCGCTCGGTTGGCTACACGCTGATGAACAAGGACTCTTCCCGCTCCCACTCCATCTTCACCATCAGCATCGAGATCTACGCGGTGG ATGAGCGGGGCAAGGACCACCTCCGGGCAGGCAAGCTGAACCTGGTGGACCTGGCAGGCAGCGAGCGGCAGTCCAAGACGGGTGCCACGGGGGAGCGGCTCAAGGAGGCCACCAAGATCAACCTGTCGCTGTCAGCGCTGGGCAACGTCATCTCGGCCCTGGTGGACGGGCGCTGCAAACACATCCCCTACCGGGACTCGAAACTGACGCGGCTGCTGCAGGACTCCCTGGGCGGCAACACCAAGACACTGATGGTGGCCTGCCTGTCGCCCGCTGACAACAACTACGATGAGACCCTCAGCACGCTGCGCTACGCCAACCGAGCCAAGAACATCAGGAACAAGCCTCGCATCAACGAGGACCCCAAGGATGCCCTCCTGCGCGAGTACCAGGAGGAGATCAAGAAGCTCAGGGCGATTCTGGCCCAGCAGATGAGCCCCAGCAACCTGTCAG CCCTGCTGAACAATCAGGTTCCCCCAAACCCCGTCCAGATTGAAGAGAAGCTGTTGCCCCCATCTGTGATCCAGCACAACACGGAGGCTGAGAAGCAGCTGATCCGGGAG GAGTACGAAGAGCGCCTGGCCCGGCTGAGGGCCGACTATGAGGCAGAGCAGGAGTCCAGGGCCCGGCTGGAGGAGGACATCACTGCCATGCGCAACTCGTACGATGTGAAGCTGTCCGCACTGGAGGAGAACCTGCGCAAGGAGACAG AGGCTGTCCTGAAGGCAGAAGTCCTCTACAAGGCCGAGGTCATGTCCAGGGCTGAGCTCGCCAGCAGTTCTGAGCACTCACCTACTTTCCAGTACAAGATGGCCATGAAACCCGAGATCTACTCCATGCCTGACACCCTGCCCAGTGAGGGTGTCTTCAAGACTGAGGTTTCTTCCAGGTTTGAGGAACTGCCCAAGGTGGAGGCCTCCAAGTCGGAGGTTTCTCTTGGGTCTGATGAGTCTTCCATGCTCGAAGAAAATTTCATCTCCACGGCTTTCCCTGGGCCCAGGGAGCCCTCCAGCCTGGAGGTCCCTGTGCCTGAGGTGGAGGCCCCGAGTGGACACTTCCTAGATGAGGATGTCAGCCGGGAGGCCACGGAGCCCCTGTGGGAGGAGGAGCCCTTCCTCCAGGGAGAAGAGCCCCACCTGAGGGCCCTGGAGCTGCTTCCGGGCCTGCACAACCCACTTGCCGTGGAAGCCAAGCTGGCCAGGCTCTCCTCCACGGGGGCCGGGCTGGACGTGCCCCAGGCGGACGTACCCAAGGTCACCACGCAG CACCCCTCCCAGACAGATCTGCTGGAGCCTGGTGACCTCAGGTCTGAAGTTGAGGCGGCCGACGACCTCCTGCCCAGGACT aGAACACAACCGGCCAAGGGCACTGGGAGGAAGGCTTTAAATCTGCCCACATTTGTGGAGAGAGAAAGCGATCTGCCAGCTTCTGGACCTGATCTCTGG GAGGTTGACCTGGGCCCGGGAGTGACCGAGGAGGTGGTGTTAGCAGCAGAGCCCAGTGTGGGAGCCGAGGGTGAAGCCCAGGTGGCCTTAGAGGCTCAGCCTCAGTCTCTGCTGGCCAAGACAACTGCGAGAAGGGACAGTATGGAGGTGGCAGTGCTGACCGATGACCTACTGCCCACTGTGGACCAGCAGCAGGTGCTTGCCCG CTTGCAGCTGTTGGAGCAGCAGGTGGTCGGGGGCGAGCAGGCCAAGAACAAGGACCTGAAGGAGAAGCACAGGCGGCGGAAGCGGTATGCAGACGAGCGCAAGCAGCAGTTGGTGGCGGCCCTGCAGAACTCAGACGAGGACAGCGGGGACTGGGTGCTGCTCAACGTCTACGACTCCATCCAGGAGGAAGTGAGGGCCAAGAGCAAGCTGCTGGAGAAGATGCAGAGGAAG CTTCGGGCGGCAGAGGTGGAGATCAAAGATCTGCAGTCAGAGTTTGAGCTAGAGAAGATCGATTACTTGGCCACCATCCGTCGGCAGGAACGTGACTTTATGCTCTTCCAGCAGCTCTTGGAGCAGGTGCAGCCCCTGATTCGCCGGGACTGTAACTATAGCAACCTGGAGAAGATAAGGCGCGAATCCTGCTGGGATGAGGATAATGGCTTCTGGAAGATCCCCCAGCCCATCATCATAAAAACCAGCCTCCCAGTAG TTTCAACAGGGCTACAGAACAGATCAGCCCGCAAAACCTCCACAGCGGACAACAGTGAACCAGGCACG GAAGAAGACCGCTACAGGCTGATGCTCAGTCGGAGTGACAGTGAAAACATCGCCAGTAACTACTTCCGGCGCAAGCGGGCCACCCAGATCCTCAGCGCAGATCCCATGAAGAGCCTCG CACATCACAGCTCGCCGCCAGGCCTCAGCTCCCCACTTGGCAACAGCTCTGCCATCTCACCCACCCAGGCCCCTGAAATGCCCCAGCCTCGGCCCTTCCGCCTTGAGTCCCTTGACATCCCCTTCACCAAGGCCAGGcgtaagaaaagcaaaagcagCTTTGGCGGTGAGGCTCTGTGA
- the KIF17 gene encoding kinesin-like protein KIF17 isoform X9 has translation MASESVKVVVRCRPMNQRELELNCQPVVTVDSARGQCFIQNPGAVDQPPKQFTFDGTYYMDHFTEQIYNEIAYPLVEGVTEGYNGTIFAYGQTGSGKSFTMQGLPDPPCQRGIIPRAFEHIFESVQCAENTKFLVRASYLEIYNEDVRDLLGTDTKQKLELKEHSEKGVYVKGLSMHTVHSVAQCERVMETGWKNRSVGYTLMNKDSSRSHSIFTISIEIYAVDERGKDHLRAGKLNLVDLAGSERQSKTGATGERLKEATKINLSLSALGNVISALVDGRCKHIPYRDSKLTRLLQDSLGGNTKTLMVACLSPADNNYDETLSTLRYANRAKNIRNKPRINEDPKDALLREYQEEIKKLRAILAQQMSPSNLSALLNNQVPPNPVQIEEKLLPPSVIQHNTEAEKQLIREEYEERLARLRADYEAEQESRARLEEDITAMRNSYDVKLSALEENLRKETEAVLKAEVLYKAEVMSRAELASSSEHSPTFQYKMAMKPEIYSMPDTLPSEGVFKTEVSSRFEELPKVEASKSEVSLGSDESSMLEENFISTAFPGPREPSSLEVPVPEVEAPSGHFLDEDVSREATEPLWEEEPFLQGEEPHLRALELLPGLHNPLAVEAKLARLSSTGAGLDVPQADVPKVTTQHPSQTDLLEPGDLRSEVEAADDLLPRTEVDLGPGVTEEVVLAAEPSVGAEGEAQVALEAQPQSLLAKTTARRDSMEVAVLTDDLLPTVDQQQVLARLQLLEQQVVGGEQAKNKDLKEKHRRRKRYADERKQQLVAALQNSDEDSGDWVLLNVYDSIQEEVRAKSKLLEKMQRKLRAAEVEIKDLQSEFELEKIDYLATIRRQERDFMLFQQLLEQVQPLIRRDCNYSNLEKIRRESCWDEDNGFWKIPQPIIIKTSLPVVSTGLQNRSARKTSTADNSEPGTEEDRYRLMLSRSDSENIASNYFRRKRATQILSADPMKSLAHHSSPPGLSSPLGNSSAISPTQAPEMPQPRPFRLESLDIPFTKARRKKSKSSFGGEAL, from the exons GGCGTCACCGAGGGCTACAACGGCACCATCTTTGCCTACGGCCAGACAGGCAGTGGGAAGTCCTTCACCATGCAGGGCCTGCCTGACCCACCCTGCCAAAGAGGCATCATCCCTAGGGCCTTCGAGCACATTTTCGAGAGCGTCCAG TGTGCAGAGAACACCAAGTTCCTGGTCCGGGCCTCCTACCTGGAGATCTACAATGAAGACGTCCGTGACCTGCTGGGTACTGACACCAAGCAGAAGCTGGAG CTGAAGGAGCACTCGGAGAAGGGGGTGTACGTGAAGGGGCTCTCCATGCACACGGTGCACAGTGTGGCCCAGTGCGAGCGCGTCATGGAGACGGGCTGGAAGAACCGCTCGGTTGGCTACACGCTGATGAACAAGGACTCTTCCCGCTCCCACTCCATCTTCACCATCAGCATCGAGATCTACGCGGTGG ATGAGCGGGGCAAGGACCACCTCCGGGCAGGCAAGCTGAACCTGGTGGACCTGGCAGGCAGCGAGCGGCAGTCCAAGACGGGTGCCACGGGGGAGCGGCTCAAGGAGGCCACCAAGATCAACCTGTCGCTGTCAGCGCTGGGCAACGTCATCTCGGCCCTGGTGGACGGGCGCTGCAAACACATCCCCTACCGGGACTCGAAACTGACGCGGCTGCTGCAGGACTCCCTGGGCGGCAACACCAAGACACTGATGGTGGCCTGCCTGTCGCCCGCTGACAACAACTACGATGAGACCCTCAGCACGCTGCGCTACGCCAACCGAGCCAAGAACATCAGGAACAAGCCTCGCATCAACGAGGACCCCAAGGATGCCCTCCTGCGCGAGTACCAGGAGGAGATCAAGAAGCTCAGGGCGATTCTGGCCCAGCAGATGAGCCCCAGCAACCTGTCAG CCCTGCTGAACAATCAGGTTCCCCCAAACCCCGTCCAGATTGAAGAGAAGCTGTTGCCCCCATCTGTGATCCAGCACAACACGGAGGCTGAGAAGCAGCTGATCCGGGAG GAGTACGAAGAGCGCCTGGCCCGGCTGAGGGCCGACTATGAGGCAGAGCAGGAGTCCAGGGCCCGGCTGGAGGAGGACATCACTGCCATGCGCAACTCGTACGATGTGAAGCTGTCCGCACTGGAGGAGAACCTGCGCAAGGAGACAG AGGCTGTCCTGAAGGCAGAAGTCCTCTACAAGGCCGAGGTCATGTCCAGGGCTGAGCTCGCCAGCAGTTCTGAGCACTCACCTACTTTCCAGTACAAGATGGCCATGAAACCCGAGATCTACTCCATGCCTGACACCCTGCCCAGTGAGGGTGTCTTCAAGACTGAGGTTTCTTCCAGGTTTGAGGAACTGCCCAAGGTGGAGGCCTCCAAGTCGGAGGTTTCTCTTGGGTCTGATGAGTCTTCCATGCTCGAAGAAAATTTCATCTCCACGGCTTTCCCTGGGCCCAGGGAGCCCTCCAGCCTGGAGGTCCCTGTGCCTGAGGTGGAGGCCCCGAGTGGACACTTCCTAGATGAGGATGTCAGCCGGGAGGCCACGGAGCCCCTGTGGGAGGAGGAGCCCTTCCTCCAGGGAGAAGAGCCCCACCTGAGGGCCCTGGAGCTGCTTCCGGGCCTGCACAACCCACTTGCCGTGGAAGCCAAGCTGGCCAGGCTCTCCTCCACGGGGGCCGGGCTGGACGTGCCCCAGGCGGACGTACCCAAGGTCACCACGCAG CACCCCTCCCAGACAGATCTGCTGGAGCCTGGTGACCTCAGGTCTGAAGTTGAGGCGGCCGACGACCTCCTGCCCAGGACT GAGGTTGACCTGGGCCCGGGAGTGACCGAGGAGGTGGTGTTAGCAGCAGAGCCCAGTGTGGGAGCCGAGGGTGAAGCCCAGGTGGCCTTAGAGGCTCAGCCTCAGTCTCTGCTGGCCAAGACAACTGCGAGAAGGGACAGTATGGAGGTGGCAGTGCTGACCGATGACCTACTGCCCACTGTGGACCAGCAGCAGGTGCTTGCCCG CTTGCAGCTGTTGGAGCAGCAGGTGGTCGGGGGCGAGCAGGCCAAGAACAAGGACCTGAAGGAGAAGCACAGGCGGCGGAAGCGGTATGCAGACGAGCGCAAGCAGCAGTTGGTGGCGGCCCTGCAGAACTCAGACGAGGACAGCGGGGACTGGGTGCTGCTCAACGTCTACGACTCCATCCAGGAGGAAGTGAGGGCCAAGAGCAAGCTGCTGGAGAAGATGCAGAGGAAG CTTCGGGCGGCAGAGGTGGAGATCAAAGATCTGCAGTCAGAGTTTGAGCTAGAGAAGATCGATTACTTGGCCACCATCCGTCGGCAGGAACGTGACTTTATGCTCTTCCAGCAGCTCTTGGAGCAGGTGCAGCCCCTGATTCGCCGGGACTGTAACTATAGCAACCTGGAGAAGATAAGGCGCGAATCCTGCTGGGATGAGGATAATGGCTTCTGGAAGATCCCCCAGCCCATCATCATAAAAACCAGCCTCCCAGTAG TTTCAACAGGGCTACAGAACAGATCAGCCCGCAAAACCTCCACAGCGGACAACAGTGAACCAGGCACG GAAGAAGACCGCTACAGGCTGATGCTCAGTCGGAGTGACAGTGAAAACATCGCCAGTAACTACTTCCGGCGCAAGCGGGCCACCCAGATCCTCAGCGCAGATCCCATGAAGAGCCTCG CACATCACAGCTCGCCGCCAGGCCTCAGCTCCCCACTTGGCAACAGCTCTGCCATCTCACCCACCCAGGCCCCTGAAATGCCCCAGCCTCGGCCCTTCCGCCTTGAGTCCCTTGACATCCCCTTCACCAAGGCCAGGcgtaagaaaagcaaaagcagCTTTGGCGGTGAGGCTCTGTGA
- the KIF17 gene encoding kinesin-like protein KIF17 isoform X5 yields MASESVKVVVRCRPMNQRELELNCQPVVTVDSARGQCFIQNPGAVDQPPKQFTFDGTYYMDHFTEQIYNEIAYPLVEGVTEGYNGTIFAYGQTGSGKSFTMQGLPDPPCQRGIIPRAFEHIFESVQCAENTKFLVRASYLEIYNEDVRDLLGTDTKQKLELKEHSEKGVYVKGLSMHTVHSVAQCERVMETGWKNRSVGYTLMNKDSSRSHSIFTISIEIYAVDERGKDHLRAGKLNLVDLAGSERQSKTGATGERLKEATKINLSLSALGNVISALVDGRCKHIPYRDSKLTRLLQDSLGGNTKTLMVACLSPADNNYDETLSTLRYANRAKNIRNKPRINEDPKDALLREYQEEIKKLRAILAQQMSPSNLSALLNNQVPPNPVQIEEKLLPPSVIQHNTEAEKQLIREEYEERLARLRADYEAEQESRARLEEDITAMRNSYDVKLSALEENLRKETEAVLKAEVLYKAEVMSRAELASSSEHSPTFQYKMAMKPEIYSMPDTLPSEGVFKTEVSSRFEELPKVEASKSEVSLGSDESSMLEENFISTAFPGPREPSSLEVPVPEVEAPSGHFLDEDVSREATEPLWEEEPFLQGEEPHLRALELLPGLHNPLAVEAKLARLSSTGAGLDVPQADVPKVTTQHPSQTDLLEPGDLRSEVEAADDLLPRTRTQPAKGTGRKALNLPTFVERESDLPASGPDLWEVDLGPGVTEEVVLAAEPSVGAEGEAQVALEAQPQSLLAKTTARRDSMEVAVLTDDLLPTVDQQQVLARLQLLEQQVVGGEQAKNKDLKEKHRRRKRYADERKQQLVAALQNSDEDSGDWVLLNVYDSIQEEVRAKSKLLEKMQRKLRAAEVEIKDLQSEFELEKIDYLATIRRQERDFMLFQQLLEQVQPLIRRDCNYSNLEKIRRESCWDEDNGFWKIPQPIIIKTSLPVAVSTGLQNRSARKTSTADNSEPGTQEEDRYRLMLSRSDSENIASNYFRRKRATQILSADPMKSLAHHSSPPGLSSPLGNSSAISPTQAPEMPQPRPFRLESLDIPFTKARRKKSKSSFGGEAL; encoded by the exons GGCGTCACCGAGGGCTACAACGGCACCATCTTTGCCTACGGCCAGACAGGCAGTGGGAAGTCCTTCACCATGCAGGGCCTGCCTGACCCACCCTGCCAAAGAGGCATCATCCCTAGGGCCTTCGAGCACATTTTCGAGAGCGTCCAG TGTGCAGAGAACACCAAGTTCCTGGTCCGGGCCTCCTACCTGGAGATCTACAATGAAGACGTCCGTGACCTGCTGGGTACTGACACCAAGCAGAAGCTGGAG CTGAAGGAGCACTCGGAGAAGGGGGTGTACGTGAAGGGGCTCTCCATGCACACGGTGCACAGTGTGGCCCAGTGCGAGCGCGTCATGGAGACGGGCTGGAAGAACCGCTCGGTTGGCTACACGCTGATGAACAAGGACTCTTCCCGCTCCCACTCCATCTTCACCATCAGCATCGAGATCTACGCGGTGG ATGAGCGGGGCAAGGACCACCTCCGGGCAGGCAAGCTGAACCTGGTGGACCTGGCAGGCAGCGAGCGGCAGTCCAAGACGGGTGCCACGGGGGAGCGGCTCAAGGAGGCCACCAAGATCAACCTGTCGCTGTCAGCGCTGGGCAACGTCATCTCGGCCCTGGTGGACGGGCGCTGCAAACACATCCCCTACCGGGACTCGAAACTGACGCGGCTGCTGCAGGACTCCCTGGGCGGCAACACCAAGACACTGATGGTGGCCTGCCTGTCGCCCGCTGACAACAACTACGATGAGACCCTCAGCACGCTGCGCTACGCCAACCGAGCCAAGAACATCAGGAACAAGCCTCGCATCAACGAGGACCCCAAGGATGCCCTCCTGCGCGAGTACCAGGAGGAGATCAAGAAGCTCAGGGCGATTCTGGCCCAGCAGATGAGCCCCAGCAACCTGTCAG CCCTGCTGAACAATCAGGTTCCCCCAAACCCCGTCCAGATTGAAGAGAAGCTGTTGCCCCCATCTGTGATCCAGCACAACACGGAGGCTGAGAAGCAGCTGATCCGGGAG GAGTACGAAGAGCGCCTGGCCCGGCTGAGGGCCGACTATGAGGCAGAGCAGGAGTCCAGGGCCCGGCTGGAGGAGGACATCACTGCCATGCGCAACTCGTACGATGTGAAGCTGTCCGCACTGGAGGAGAACCTGCGCAAGGAGACAG AGGCTGTCCTGAAGGCAGAAGTCCTCTACAAGGCCGAGGTCATGTCCAGGGCTGAGCTCGCCAGCAGTTCTGAGCACTCACCTACTTTCCAGTACAAGATGGCCATGAAACCCGAGATCTACTCCATGCCTGACACCCTGCCCAGTGAGGGTGTCTTCAAGACTGAGGTTTCTTCCAGGTTTGAGGAACTGCCCAAGGTGGAGGCCTCCAAGTCGGAGGTTTCTCTTGGGTCTGATGAGTCTTCCATGCTCGAAGAAAATTTCATCTCCACGGCTTTCCCTGGGCCCAGGGAGCCCTCCAGCCTGGAGGTCCCTGTGCCTGAGGTGGAGGCCCCGAGTGGACACTTCCTAGATGAGGATGTCAGCCGGGAGGCCACGGAGCCCCTGTGGGAGGAGGAGCCCTTCCTCCAGGGAGAAGAGCCCCACCTGAGGGCCCTGGAGCTGCTTCCGGGCCTGCACAACCCACTTGCCGTGGAAGCCAAGCTGGCCAGGCTCTCCTCCACGGGGGCCGGGCTGGACGTGCCCCAGGCGGACGTACCCAAGGTCACCACGCAG CACCCCTCCCAGACAGATCTGCTGGAGCCTGGTGACCTCAGGTCTGAAGTTGAGGCGGCCGACGACCTCCTGCCCAGGACT aGAACACAACCGGCCAAGGGCACTGGGAGGAAGGCTTTAAATCTGCCCACATTTGTGGAGAGAGAAAGCGATCTGCCAGCTTCTGGACCTGATCTCTGG GAGGTTGACCTGGGCCCGGGAGTGACCGAGGAGGTGGTGTTAGCAGCAGAGCCCAGTGTGGGAGCCGAGGGTGAAGCCCAGGTGGCCTTAGAGGCTCAGCCTCAGTCTCTGCTGGCCAAGACAACTGCGAGAAGGGACAGTATGGAGGTGGCAGTGCTGACCGATGACCTACTGCCCACTGTGGACCAGCAGCAGGTGCTTGCCCG CTTGCAGCTGTTGGAGCAGCAGGTGGTCGGGGGCGAGCAGGCCAAGAACAAGGACCTGAAGGAGAAGCACAGGCGGCGGAAGCGGTATGCAGACGAGCGCAAGCAGCAGTTGGTGGCGGCCCTGCAGAACTCAGACGAGGACAGCGGGGACTGGGTGCTGCTCAACGTCTACGACTCCATCCAGGAGGAAGTGAGGGCCAAGAGCAAGCTGCTGGAGAAGATGCAGAGGAAG CTTCGGGCGGCAGAGGTGGAGATCAAAGATCTGCAGTCAGAGTTTGAGCTAGAGAAGATCGATTACTTGGCCACCATCCGTCGGCAGGAACGTGACTTTATGCTCTTCCAGCAGCTCTTGGAGCAGGTGCAGCCCCTGATTCGCCGGGACTGTAACTATAGCAACCTGGAGAAGATAAGGCGCGAATCCTGCTGGGATGAGGATAATGGCTTCTGGAAGATCCCCCAGCCCATCATCATAAAAACCAGCCTCCCAGTAG CAGTTTCAACAGGGCTACAGAACAGATCAGCCCGCAAAACCTCCACAGCGGACAACAGTGAACCAGGCACG CAGGAAGAAGACCGCTACAGGCTGATGCTCAGTCGGAGTGACAGTGAAAACATCGCCAGTAACTACTTCCGGCGCAAGCGGGCCACCCAGATCCTCAGCGCAGATCCCATGAAGAGCCTCG CACATCACAGCTCGCCGCCAGGCCTCAGCTCCCCACTTGGCAACAGCTCTGCCATCTCACCCACCCAGGCCCCTGAAATGCCCCAGCCTCGGCCCTTCCGCCTTGAGTCCCTTGACATCCCCTTCACCAAGGCCAGGcgtaagaaaagcaaaagcagCTTTGGCGGTGAGGCTCTGTGA